Proteins found in one Gemmatimonadota bacterium genomic segment:
- a CDS encoding thiamine pyrophosphate-dependent dehydrogenase E1 component subunit alpha, protein MAPGASDGDPAPGLSRTDLVAIFRAMVLGRAAEERLELLFKQGHVKGGVYRGLGQEASAVGAAWALRRRTDGTGDIIGQTVRATGAVFLMGGTPVDYFRQYLSRGTGPTRGREANVHWSDFQRGLLGPVSPLGTMAEVMAGITLAFKLRGEDRVGLVFGGDGQTSTGAWHEGVNFAAAQRCPMVIALEHNQWAFSTPTSRQTRLQSFTGKAAGYGVHAESVDGNDVLAVHAAAVRAVEHARRGAGPALLELRTYRRLGHAQHDPQDYVPATELAYWEARDPVTRFRHVLEQEHGIPGSELDHHVRTAEEEVRIAAERAVGEPAPDAREAGEQVRSDFDAPIPWTRAQPPLPA, encoded by the coding sequence GTGGCCCCAGGCGCGTCCGACGGGGACCCGGCTCCGGGGCTCTCCCGCACCGATCTCGTCGCGATCTTCCGGGCCATGGTGCTCGGTCGCGCCGCCGAGGAGCGCCTCGAGCTGCTCTTCAAGCAGGGGCACGTGAAGGGGGGCGTGTATCGCGGTCTGGGGCAGGAGGCGTCCGCCGTGGGAGCCGCCTGGGCCCTGCGCCGCCGCACCGACGGCACCGGGGACATCATCGGGCAGACGGTGCGCGCCACGGGCGCGGTCTTCCTCATGGGGGGCACACCCGTCGACTACTTCCGGCAGTATCTCTCGCGGGGGACCGGTCCCACCCGGGGCCGCGAGGCCAACGTGCACTGGTCCGACTTCCAGCGCGGGCTGCTGGGCCCCGTCTCACCGCTCGGCACCATGGCCGAGGTGATGGCCGGCATCACGTTGGCGTTCAAGCTGCGCGGCGAGGACCGTGTGGGCCTCGTGTTCGGCGGCGACGGACAGACGTCGACGGGTGCCTGGCACGAAGGCGTGAACTTCGCAGCCGCGCAGCGGTGTCCCATGGTGATCGCCCTGGAGCACAACCAGTGGGCCTTCTCCACGCCCACCTCCCGGCAGACCCGATTGCAGAGCTTCACCGGGAAGGCCGCCGGCTACGGGGTGCACGCCGAGTCCGTGGACGGCAACGACGTGCTCGCCGTGCATGCGGCGGCGGTCCGCGCCGTCGAGCATGCGCGACGCGGAGCCGGACCGGCCCTCCTGGAGCTGCGCACGTATCGGCGCCTCGGGCATGCCCAGCACGACCCGCAGGACTACGTTCCGGCCACCGAGCTGGCGTACTGGGAGGCGCGCGACCCGGTCACACGCTTCCGACACGTGCTGGAGCAGGAGCACGGCATCCCCGGCTCCGAGCTGGACCATCACGTCCGCACCGCCGAGGAGGAGGTGCGGATCGCGGCCGAGCGCGCCGTGGGCGAGCCGGCGCCCGACGCCCGGGAGGCCGGCGAGCAGGTGCGCAGCGACTTCGACGCGCCCATCCCCTGGACGCGTGCCCAACCGCCCCTTCCTGCCTGA
- a CDS encoding alpha-ketoacid dehydrogenase subunit beta, producing the protein MSFNFEGAPAGAGTAPERPEHTLRTERGEPATMLEAIAEALWEEMERDPRVFLMGEDIGVYGGAFKVTKGFLDRFGEQRVIDTPISEAGFTGAAAGAAHMGLRPVVEMQFMDFVSPAYDVITNYIATSLYRGSGPMPLVIRGPVGGGNRGGPFHSQNVEMAFFHTPGLKIVYPSNPYDAKGLLKAAIRDDDPVIFEEHKALYRAPALRAVLPREDYTVELGKARVVREGTDLTLVTYGMMVHRSLEAAEVLHAEDGVSVEVLDLRTLLPLDDEAIRDSVRKTGRLLIVHEDTRTGGIAGEIAMRMNEQAFEWLDAPILRVTAIDAPVPYAGTLEDYFLPQTDDIVTAGRYLARY; encoded by the coding sequence ATGTCCTTCAACTTCGAGGGAGCGCCGGCGGGCGCCGGGACCGCGCCCGAACGGCCGGAGCACACCCTGCGCACGGAGCGCGGCGAGCCGGCCACCATGCTGGAGGCCATCGCCGAGGCGCTGTGGGAGGAGATGGAGCGCGACCCGCGGGTCTTCCTGATGGGGGAGGATATCGGGGTCTACGGCGGCGCCTTCAAGGTCACCAAGGGATTCCTGGACCGCTTCGGCGAGCAGCGGGTGATCGACACGCCCATCTCCGAGGCCGGGTTCACCGGCGCGGCCGCGGGCGCGGCCCACATGGGGCTGCGGCCCGTGGTGGAGATGCAGTTCATGGACTTCGTCTCCCCGGCCTACGACGTCATCACCAACTACATCGCCACGTCGCTGTACCGCGGTAGCGGTCCCATGCCGCTCGTGATCCGGGGTCCCGTCGGCGGCGGCAACCGGGGCGGACCCTTCCACTCGCAGAATGTGGAGATGGCGTTCTTCCACACGCCCGGGCTGAAGATCGTCTATCCGTCCAACCCGTACGATGCCAAGGGGCTGCTCAAGGCCGCCATCCGCGACGACGACCCCGTGATCTTCGAGGAGCACAAGGCCCTCTACCGGGCTCCGGCCCTGCGGGCCGTCCTGCCCCGGGAGGACTACACGGTCGAGCTGGGCAAGGCACGGGTCGTGCGGGAGGGGACGGACCTGACCCTGGTGACGTATGGCATGATGGTCCACCGGAGCCTGGAGGCGGCGGAGGTGCTGCACGCCGAGGACGGGGTCTCGGTGGAGGTGCTGGACCTGCGGACCCTGCTCCCGCTGGACGACGAAGCCATCCGGGACTCGGTCCGCAAGACGGGCCGGCTGTTGATCGTGCACGAGGACACCCGCACCGGGGGCATCGCCGGCGAGATCGCCATGCGGATGAACGAACAGGCCTTCGAATGGCTGGACGCGCCGATCCTGCGTGTCACCGCCATCGACGCGCCCGTGCCCTACGCGGGGACATTGGAGGACTACTTCCTGCCGCAGACGGACGACATCGTCACGGCGGGACGCTATCTGGCTCGCTATTAG
- a CDS encoding dihydrolipoamide acetyltransferase family protein: MARIEVPMPQMGESIAEGTVSKWLKQVGEPVERDEPILEISTDKVDAEIPAPSAGVLAEVKVGEGETVEVGTVVAYIETDVSAAAAPAAPAPDAPAAAPSPAEASEPAPSAPAAAPAAAAAPANGTGQAPDSAEERLRQRSTPVVRKIAEEHGIDIASVSGSGHAGRVTKSDILKHIEEGPSAPSQPAAPAAAASAPAAPARPAASAPSAAPSDLWQRFYGEVHHPEFPVREGDRVETMDKIRRLTAEHMVLAKRVAPHVHSFIEIDFSRIDDLRRQHRASWDQQGVKVSYTTFVAWACARLLGQYPMVNAAVSGNNVIYRGRVNLGMAVDLNPGLIVPVIHDAADLSLVGLGRKIIDLAERARGRQLQPQEIQGATFSITNPGVLGTLVGMPIIPKGTSAILGTGAIEKRVVVVSDPTTGADSLAIRKRSFFSLGYDHRIVDGADAARFLSDLKELLEAFPEDA; the protein is encoded by the coding sequence GTGGCTCGCATCGAAGTTCCGATGCCCCAGATGGGGGAATCGATCGCTGAGGGAACGGTGTCGAAGTGGCTCAAGCAGGTGGGCGAGCCCGTCGAGCGCGACGAGCCCATCCTCGAGATCTCCACCGACAAGGTGGACGCCGAGATCCCCGCGCCGTCCGCCGGGGTCCTGGCCGAGGTGAAGGTGGGGGAGGGCGAGACGGTCGAGGTGGGCACGGTCGTCGCCTACATCGAGACCGACGTCAGCGCCGCCGCCGCCCCGGCCGCACCGGCGCCGGACGCGCCGGCGGCGGCCCCGAGCCCGGCCGAGGCGTCCGAGCCCGCGCCCTCCGCCCCGGCCGCGGCACCTGCCGCGGCGGCCGCGCCCGCCAACGGAACCGGTCAGGCGCCCGACAGCGCGGAGGAGCGGCTACGCCAGCGCTCCACGCCCGTGGTGCGCAAGATCGCCGAGGAGCACGGGATCGACATCGCGTCCGTCTCCGGCAGCGGGCACGCGGGTCGCGTCACCAAGAGCGACATCCTGAAGCACATCGAGGAGGGGCCCTCCGCTCCGTCGCAGCCCGCCGCTCCGGCGGCCGCGGCGTCCGCCCCGGCGGCGCCCGCGCGACCCGCGGCCTCGGCGCCTTCCGCTGCGCCGTCCGACCTGTGGCAGCGCTTCTACGGGGAGGTGCACCATCCGGAGTTCCCGGTGCGCGAAGGTGACCGCGTCGAGACGATGGACAAGATCCGTCGACTCACGGCCGAACACATGGTGTTGGCCAAGCGCGTGGCGCCCCACGTCCACTCGTTCATCGAGATCGACTTCTCCCGCATCGACGACCTGCGCCGACAGCATCGCGCGTCGTGGGATCAGCAGGGCGTGAAGGTCAGCTACACCACGTTCGTCGCGTGGGCCTGCGCGCGCCTCCTGGGCCAGTATCCGATGGTGAACGCGGCGGTGTCCGGCAACAACGTGATCTACCGCGGTCGCGTGAACCTGGGCATGGCCGTGGACCTGAATCCGGGCCTCATCGTCCCGGTCATCCACGACGCGGCCGACCTGTCGCTCGTGGGCCTGGGCCGCAAGATCATCGACCTTGCGGAGCGCGCGCGTGGCCGCCAGCTCCAGCCGCAGGAGATCCAGGGCGCCACGTTCTCGATCACCAACCCCGGTGTGCTCGGTACGCTGGTCGGCATGCCCATCATCCCCAAGGGGACGTCGGCCATCCTGGGCACGGGCGCCATCGAGAAGCGCGTGGTGGTGGTGAGCGATCCCACGACGGGTGCGGATTCGCTGGCCATCCGCAAGCGTTCGTTCTTCTCGCTCGGCTACGATCACCGGATCGTGGACGGTGCCGACGCGGCGCGCTTCCTCTCCGATCTCAAGGAGCTGCTGGAGGCGTTCCCCGAAGACGCGTAG
- the lipB gene encoding lipoyl(octanoyl) transferase LipB: protein MDGTVPSAVRTLEVRRLGTVAYPDALALQADLVTQRRSEEIPDQLLLLQHPHVITLGASSDTAHVLADAGERARLGIELHEVGRGGDVTYHGPGQLVGYPILDLKPDRKDLHRYLRDLEAVLIDALEALGVDGAGRREGLTGVWLPTGKVAAIGVRVSSGWITSHGFALNVAPDLAYFRTIVPCGIDNERVTSVSDALGRGIDVAEVEDVVVAAFAHRFGRVAR, encoded by the coding sequence ATGGACGGAACGGTCCCGAGCGCCGTGCGCACCCTCGAGGTGCGCCGGCTCGGGACCGTGGCATATCCGGACGCGCTCGCGCTGCAGGCCGACCTTGTCACCCAGCGACGCAGCGAGGAGATCCCCGATCAACTCCTGCTGCTGCAGCATCCCCATGTCATCACCCTGGGCGCGTCGAGCGATACGGCCCATGTGTTGGCGGACGCCGGCGAGCGCGCGCGGTTGGGCATCGAGTTGCACGAAGTGGGACGTGGGGGCGACGTCACCTATCACGGACCCGGCCAGCTCGTCGGCTATCCCATCCTGGATCTGAAGCCGGACCGCAAGGACCTCCATCGCTATCTGCGTGACCTCGAGGCGGTCCTGATCGACGCGCTGGAGGCGCTCGGGGTCGATGGAGCCGGACGGCGCGAGGGATTGACCGGCGTGTGGCTGCCGACGGGCAAGGTGGCCGCGATCGGAGTACGCGTCTCGTCGGGCTGGATCACGAGCCACGGCTTCGCGCTGAACGTCGCGCCCGACCTCGCCTATTTCAGGACGATCGTCCCGTGCGGGATCGACAACGAGCGCGTGACCAGCGTTTCGGACGCACTCGGTCGTGGGATCGACGTCGCGGAGGTGGAGGACGTGGTCGTCGCGGCCTTCGCGCACCGCTTCGGGCGCGTGGCACGCTGA
- a CDS encoding RNase H family protein, which produces MQTVVIHVDESCLGNQFQHRATPGGAGGLLEMQIDGRVARRDLWISEPDTTNNRMALLSAIETLSALSRPYAVELVSDSQYLVKGMNEWIHGWKRRGWQRKGGAIENLELWKRLDGVAAQHQVRWSWVRGHAGHPRNEYANHLATRAAQEQDTSGGLVESGFLAWLAEERARGRYTTFDPDRG; this is translated from the coding sequence ATGCAGACGGTGGTCATCCACGTGGACGAATCCTGCCTGGGCAACCAGTTCCAGCACCGGGCGACGCCCGGGGGCGCAGGAGGCCTCCTCGAGATGCAGATCGACGGTCGTGTGGCCCGGCGCGACCTGTGGATCTCCGAGCCCGACACGACGAACAACCGGATGGCGCTGCTCAGCGCCATCGAGACGCTGTCGGCCCTGAGCCGGCCCTATGCCGTCGAGCTCGTCTCGGACTCCCAGTACCTGGTGAAGGGCATGAACGAGTGGATCCACGGGTGGAAGCGACGGGGGTGGCAACGCAAGGGCGGTGCGATCGAGAATCTCGAGCTGTGGAAGCGGCTGGACGGGGTCGCCGCGCAACACCAGGTGCGCTGGAGCTGGGTGCGCGGCCACGCCGGCCACCCCAGGAACGAGTACGCCAACCATCTCGCGACCCGGGCCGCGCAGGAACAGGACACGTCGGGCGGGCTGGTCGAATCGGGATTCCTGGCCTGGCTCGCGGAAGAGCGGGCCCGAGGACGCTACACCACCTTCGACCCCGACCGCGGCTAG
- the carA gene encoding glutamine-hydrolyzing carbamoyl-phosphate synthase small subunit, with the protein MVRPAGTPAYLLLEDGRRFDGTALGAEGVAFGEVVFNTSMSGYQEVLTDPSYAGQLVTMTYPLIGNYGVNAEDEESALPRVAGFVVREIARLHSSWRATEALPDYLARHGVVGITDVDTRALTRHIRSVGAMRGAIAPTTEDADGLLERIRAQPAMEGLDLATGVSTFEPYEIPAEGSERFHVVAYDFGVKAHSPKLLAERGCRVTVVPAGTDLAGIDALRPHGLFVSNGPGDPAAVGQAAHAIRELSARDVPVFGICLGHQLICRAFGGHTYKLPFGHHGGNHPVRNLDKDTVEITAQNHGFAVRMGEGREIPGAPDLELTHVNLYDGTCEGARHRSRPVFCVQYHPEAAPGPHDSRYLFDDFLALLESRAGRPQG; encoded by the coding sequence ATGGTCAGACCCGCGGGAACGCCCGCCTACCTTCTCCTGGAAGACGGCCGTCGCTTCGACGGCACCGCCCTCGGTGCGGAGGGCGTGGCGTTCGGTGAGGTGGTGTTCAACACCTCGATGAGCGGCTACCAGGAAGTGCTGACCGATCCGTCGTACGCCGGGCAGCTCGTCACCATGACGTACCCGCTGATCGGCAACTACGGCGTCAATGCCGAAGACGAGGAGTCCGCGCTCCCGCGCGTCGCCGGGTTCGTCGTGCGGGAGATCGCGCGTCTGCACAGCTCCTGGCGCGCCACCGAAGCCCTCCCCGACTATCTGGCCCGCCATGGCGTCGTGGGCATCACCGACGTGGACACGCGGGCGCTGACGCGCCACATCCGCTCGGTCGGTGCCATGCGCGGCGCGATCGCGCCGACCACGGAGGACGCCGACGGCCTGCTCGAGCGCATCCGCGCGCAGCCGGCGATGGAAGGGCTCGACCTCGCCACGGGCGTCTCCACCTTCGAACCGTACGAGATCCCCGCGGAGGGGAGCGAGCGGTTCCACGTGGTCGCCTACGACTTCGGCGTGAAGGCGCATTCTCCGAAGCTGCTCGCCGAGCGTGGGTGCCGCGTCACGGTCGTGCCGGCCGGGACCGACCTCGCCGGGATCGACGCGCTGCGACCCCACGGCCTGTTCGTATCGAACGGGCCGGGAGATCCCGCGGCGGTCGGGCAGGCGGCCCACGCGATCCGCGAGCTTTCCGCCCGCGACGTCCCGGTGTTCGGGATCTGCCTCGGGCATCAGCTCATCTGCCGCGCCTTCGGGGGCCACACCTACAAGCTTCCGTTCGGGCATCACGGCGGTAACCACCCCGTGCGCAACCTCGACAAGGACACCGTCGAGATCACGGCCCAGAACCACGGATTCGCCGTCCGCATGGGGGAAGGGCGCGAGATCCCGGGCGCTCCCGACCTGGAGCTCACGCACGTCAACCTGTACGACGGCACGTGCGAAGGCGCCCGTCACCGGAGCCGACCCGTCTTCTGCGTGCAGTACCACCCCGAGGCGGCACCCGGACCCCACGACAGCCGCTACCTCTTCGACGACTTCCTGGCGCTCCTCGAATCCCGCGCCGGACGACCCCAGGGCTGA
- a CDS encoding HU family DNA-binding protein: protein MTKADLVEQVAEAIGPGVTKKDCALVVDGFLNALKSALAKGENIEIRGFGTFKVRGRRSRMARNPRTGDAVRVPSRAVPVFKPSKHLRARVARLELPDDDEE from the coding sequence ATGACGAAGGCCGATCTGGTGGAACAGGTGGCAGAGGCCATCGGGCCGGGGGTCACGAAGAAGGACTGTGCCCTCGTCGTCGATGGATTCCTCAACGCCCTCAAATCCGCCCTCGCCAAGGGCGAGAACATCGAGATCCGCGGCTTCGGCACCTTCAAGGTGAGAGGCCGCCGTAGCCGCATGGCGCGCAATCCCCGCACCGGGGATGCGGTCCGCGTCCCGTCGCGTGCCGTCCCGGTCTTCAAGCCTTCAAAGCACCTGCGGGCCCGGGTCGCTCGGCTCGAGCTTCCGGACGACGACGAGGAATAG
- the moaD gene encoding molybdopterin converting factor subunit 1, with protein sequence MSLRVQTLLFAAYRDLAGTGSVEVDLRDGATVADLVSALRSRGGGFARLPEQPAVAVNHRYARPDRPLSAGDEVALIPPVAGG encoded by the coding sequence ATGAGCCTTCGCGTCCAGACCCTGTTGTTCGCCGCCTACCGGGACCTGGCCGGCACCGGCTCGGTCGAGGTCGACCTCCGGGACGGCGCCACCGTGGCCGACCTGGTCAGCGCCCTCCGGTCCCGGGGCGGCGGCTTCGCGCGCCTCCCGGAGCAGCCCGCCGTGGCGGTCAACCACCGCTACGCGCGCCCGGACCGACCGTTGTCCGCCGGCGATGAGGTGGCGCTGATCCCCCCCGTCGCCGGGGGCTGA
- a CDS encoding glycosyltransferase family 9 protein codes for MERFEDQPLGARPHLAVFSSTKVGNYVVLTPLLRGLKEKYPGATLDFFGSEVTRGFEESNPHIDFRHSLYGSGPDFLPDFLDALARRRAAHGPYDLAVNCDEFAELNLVAVTALAPRYIAGAALAPALTGKLPPGERPEQRMLADPDWNSPDFLRRYQGVLETNYIAEIFCRMAFVTTDFFRLELGSAPPAFPVPDVLLHVTTTRSAKMWPLAHWLRLTAWCRQQGLSLGLIGSAPDRQRALYHAGEDEDRLLEAGTVVDLRGRTPLLELAGALERARALVTVDAGPLHVAAAVGCPTVALFGNDAEGHGASPLHLWAPRVGHVRVLRSRATCTVCEDNRFRNEACLVAGHPCMRELPWEEAVTALEAALASPRPHPTLAHP; via the coding sequence GTGGAGCGGTTCGAGGACCAGCCGCTCGGCGCGCGTCCCCACCTGGCGGTCTTCTCCTCCACCAAGGTCGGGAACTACGTGGTCCTGACCCCCCTTCTGCGGGGCCTCAAGGAGAAGTACCCGGGCGCCACGCTCGACTTCTTCGGCAGCGAGGTCACGCGCGGCTTCGAGGAGTCCAACCCCCACATCGACTTCCGCCACTCGCTCTACGGTTCCGGACCCGACTTCCTGCCTGACTTCCTCGACGCGCTGGCCCGTCGGCGCGCCGCACACGGGCCGTACGACCTGGCGGTCAACTGCGACGAGTTCGCCGAGCTCAATCTGGTGGCCGTGACGGCGCTGGCGCCCCGGTACATCGCCGGCGCTGCCCTCGCGCCGGCGCTCACCGGCAAGCTGCCGCCGGGGGAGCGGCCGGAGCAGCGCATGCTGGCCGATCCCGACTGGAACAGCCCCGATTTCCTGCGGCGGTACCAGGGCGTCCTGGAGACGAACTACATCGCCGAGATCTTCTGCCGGATGGCCTTCGTCACCACCGACTTCTTCCGGCTGGAGCTGGGCAGCGCACCCCCCGCCTTCCCGGTCCCCGATGTGCTGCTGCACGTGACCACGACGCGCAGCGCCAAGATGTGGCCGCTGGCCCACTGGCTGCGCTTGACGGCCTGGTGCCGACAGCAGGGGCTCTCGCTGGGACTGATCGGCAGCGCACCCGACCGCCAGCGCGCGCTCTACCACGCGGGGGAGGACGAGGATCGCCTCCTCGAGGCCGGGACCGTCGTGGACCTCCGCGGCCGGACGCCCTTGCTGGAGCTGGCCGGAGCCCTCGAACGGGCCCGAGCGCTGGTGACGGTCGACGCCGGGCCCCTGCACGTGGCGGCCGCCGTCGGGTGCCCCACCGTGGCCCTCTTCGGCAACGACGCCGAGGGCCACGGCGCCAGCCCACTCCATCTCTGGGCGCCACGCGTGGGCCACGTGCGGGTGCTCCGGAGCCGGGCCACGTGCACCGTCTGCGAGGACAACCGCTTCCGCAACGAGGCCTGCCTGGTGGCGGGACACCCGTGCATGCGCGAGCTTCCATGGGAGGAAGCCGTGACGGCGCTCGAGGCCGCATTGGCTTCACCGCGTCCGCACCCCACCCTCGCCCACCCATGA
- a CDS encoding molybdenum cofactor biosynthesis protein MoaE, with the protein MIRITDREIDPSAVLEQVGALSDGAQILFLGTVRNHNEGRSVDGLRYEAYPEMAISVLEEIVAEARERFGGPRVAVVHRIGALDIGDVAVAVAVSAPHRGEAFDAARYVMEELKQRLPVWKEERYVGGEREWVAGKEPQP; encoded by the coding sequence ATGATCCGGATCACCGATCGCGAGATCGACCCGAGCGCGGTGCTGGAGCAGGTCGGTGCCCTCTCCGATGGAGCACAGATCCTGTTCCTGGGCACGGTGCGCAACCACAACGAGGGACGCTCCGTGGATGGCCTCCGATACGAGGCCTACCCGGAGATGGCCATCTCCGTCCTCGAGGAGATCGTGGCGGAAGCGCGGGAGCGCTTCGGCGGGCCGCGGGTTGCGGTCGTCCACCGCATCGGCGCCCTCGACATCGGCGACGTGGCCGTTGCGGTGGCCGTCTCCGCCCCGCATCGGGGAGAGGCGTTCGACGCCGCCCGCTACGTGATGGAGGAGCTGAAGCAGCGCCTCCCGGTCTGGAAGGAGGAGCGCTACGTCGGCGGCGAACGGGAATGGGTCGCCGGCAAGGAGCCGCAGCCATGA
- the moaA gene encoding GTP 3',8-cyclase MoaA encodes MTRAPDMVDGFGRRIEYLRISVTDKCNLRCVYCMPEEGLNWLTRDEILRYEEIARVVEVMAGMGLKRVRITGGEPLVRKELHHLVAAIARVPGIEDLSLSTNAVLLAAQADALRDAGVQRVNVSLDSLVAERLDRIVRRPGSFAAIMEGLAAAERVGFDPIKINCVLMRGQNDDEIEAFAEMTRTRPWHVRFIEVMPTGSNLDLSVDGFVSCQEALERVRRIGRIEPVDGPGGNGPATYYRFPDAAGTIGVITPMSHNFCHRCNRMRLTADGHLRPCLFGDLQTNLRDPLRRGEDLVPRIEETLRIKPERHHLVQGSTLGSGGLVALSQTGG; translated from the coding sequence ATGACACGCGCACCGGACATGGTGGACGGCTTCGGCCGCCGCATCGAATACCTCCGCATCTCGGTCACCGACAAGTGCAACCTCCGCTGCGTGTACTGCATGCCGGAGGAAGGGCTCAACTGGCTCACCCGGGACGAGATCCTGCGGTATGAGGAGATCGCGCGCGTGGTGGAGGTCATGGCGGGGATGGGCCTCAAGCGCGTGCGCATCACGGGGGGCGAGCCGCTCGTCCGCAAGGAGCTCCACCATCTGGTGGCCGCGATCGCTCGCGTCCCCGGCATCGAGGACCTCTCGTTGTCCACCAACGCCGTCCTGTTGGCCGCACAGGCGGACGCGCTCCGCGACGCGGGCGTGCAGCGGGTGAACGTGTCCCTCGATTCCCTCGTGGCCGAACGGCTGGATCGGATCGTCCGGAGGCCTGGATCCTTCGCTGCCATCATGGAGGGGCTGGCAGCGGCCGAGCGCGTGGGCTTCGACCCCATCAAGATCAACTGCGTCCTGATGCGGGGTCAGAACGACGACGAGATCGAAGCGTTCGCCGAGATGACCCGCACGCGCCCGTGGCACGTGCGGTTCATCGAGGTCATGCCCACCGGGTCCAACCTCGACCTGAGCGTGGACGGCTTCGTGTCCTGCCAGGAGGCGTTGGAGCGGGTACGGCGGATCGGGCGCATCGAGCCGGTCGACGGGCCGGGAGGAAACGGACCGGCCACCTACTACCGCTTCCCGGATGCGGCCGGGACCATCGGGGTCATCACCCCCATGAGCCACAACTTCTGCCATCGCTGCAACCGCATGCGCCTGACCGCGGACGGGCACCTGCGGCCCTGTCTCTTCGGTGACCTGCAGACCAATCTCCGCGATCCTCTGCGGCGCGGCGAAGACCTCGTCCCCCGGATCGAGGAGACGCTCCGCATCAAGCCCGAACGCCACCACCTCGTCCAGGGATCCACCCTCGGATCGGGAGGCCTCGTCGCCCTCTCCCAGACCGGCGGATGA
- the mdh gene encoding malate dehydrogenase has protein sequence MSTGKITVVGAGHVGATCAQRIAEKSLAREVVLIDIVEGVPQGKGLDQWESAPIEGFDTRVIGANDYEPAAGSDIFVVTAGIARKPGMSRDDLLKTNAGIVSSVSKEIARVAPDSIIIMVSNPLDVMSWVAMKETGFPRERVIGMAGVLDTARYRSFIALELNVSVADIQALVLGGHGDTMVPLASYTSVSGIPLTQLLPQDRIDALVDRTRKGGAEIVGYLKTGSAYYAPSSAAVQMVEAIVQDRRRILPCAAYLTGEYGEDDIFLGVPCKLGAGGLQQILEVELTDAEKAELKASAEAVRSTIDVVR, from the coding sequence ATGAGCACCGGTAAGATCACCGTCGTCGGAGCCGGCCACGTCGGAGCGACCTGCGCACAGCGCATCGCGGAGAAGTCCCTGGCCCGCGAGGTCGTCCTCATCGACATCGTCGAGGGCGTCCCGCAGGGGAAGGGGCTCGATCAGTGGGAGAGCGCTCCGATCGAAGGCTTCGACACGCGGGTGATCGGTGCCAACGACTACGAGCCCGCCGCCGGGTCGGACATCTTCGTCGTCACGGCCGGGATCGCGCGCAAGCCCGGGATGAGCCGCGACGACCTCCTCAAGACGAACGCGGGTATCGTCTCGTCGGTCTCCAAGGAGATCGCGCGGGTGGCGCCGGACTCCATCATCATCATGGTGTCCAACCCGCTCGACGTGATGTCCTGGGTGGCCATGAAGGAGACAGGCTTCCCGCGTGAGCGCGTGATCGGCATGGCCGGCGTGCTGGACACGGCCCGCTACCGCTCCTTCATCGCGCTGGAGCTGAACGTCTCCGTCGCCGACATCCAGGCGCTCGTCCTGGGCGGCCACGGCGACACCATGGTGCCGCTCGCCTCCTACACCTCGGTCTCCGGCATCCCGCTCACGCAGCTGCTTCCCCAGGACCGGATCGACGCGCTGGTGGACCGGACCCGCAAGGGCGGCGCCGAGATCGTGGGCTACCTGAAGACGGGCAGCGCCTACTACGCCCCTTCCTCCGCAGCCGTCCAGATGGTGGAAGCCATCGTCCAGGATCGGCGCCGCATCCTGCCCTGCGCCGCATACCTGACGGGCGAGTATGGCGAGGACGACATCTTCCTCGGCGTGCCGTGCAAGCTCGGCGCGGGCGGCCTGCAGCAGATCCTCGAGGTGGAGCTCACGGACGCCGAGAAGGCCGAGCTGAAGGCCAGCGCCGAAGCGGTGCGCAGCACCATCGACGTCGTCCGCTGA